From the Toxotes jaculatrix isolate fToxJac2 chromosome 15, fToxJac2.pri, whole genome shotgun sequence genome, one window contains:
- the c15h2orf49 gene encoding ashwin — MAASTGQDGKAVCASDADLLLHPELLSQEFMQLILSEKNVSTRDCGSRDRLTELYLRHVIPLPQRTLPNNRWGRRVEKTRGRQTPTGHRTDSSSNDHNRKRPLIVFDGSSSYSGPLKVKKPEGTTGITDRLKPPPPANLSNPIRKLSSNTSSSSVQHSPDTVNLKREANSSGALKSPEVKKKIQHVTWP, encoded by the exons ATGGCGGCTTCCACAGGACAAGATGGAAAAGCTGTGTGTGCCTCGGATGCGGATCTTTTACTGCATCCAGAGCTGCTGTCTCAAGAGTTTATGCAGCTCATTTTAAGTGAG AAAAATGTCAGCACCAGAGATTGTGGTAGTCGGGACCGGCTCACAGAGCTCTACCTCCGGCATGTCATCCCGCTGCCGCAGAGGACTTTGCCCAACAACCGCTGGGGCAGGAGAGTGGAGAAGACCCGAGGGAGGCAGACGCCGACCGGTCAcaggacagacag TTCCAGTAATGACCACAATAGGAAAAGGCCCCTGATCGTGTTTGATGGCAGTTCCTCTTATTCTGGCCCACTGAAAGTAAAGAAGCCAGAGGGAACCACAGGGATCACTGACAGGTTAAAACCTCCTCCACCTGCAAACCTGTCCAACCCCATCCGCAAGCTATCAAGCAACACATCTTCCTCATCCGTTCAACACAGCCCTGACACAGTAAACCTCAAACGAGAAGCAAACAGCTCG GGTGCACTGAAGTCTCCAGAGGTGAAGAAAAAGATCCAGCATGTGACATGGCCCTGA